Proteins co-encoded in one Cricetulus griseus strain 17A/GY chromosome 1 unlocalized genomic scaffold, alternate assembly CriGri-PICRH-1.0 chr1_1, whole genome shotgun sequence genomic window:
- the Pdhb gene encoding pyruvate dehydrogenase E1 component subunit beta, mitochondrial isoform X2, with translation MATLAGVLRGPWRQVSGLVKRRFHRSAPAALQLTVREAINQGMDEELERDEKVFLLGEEVAQYDGAYKVSRGLWKKYGDKRIIDTPISEMGFAGIAVGAAMAGLRPICEFMTFNFSMQAIDQVINSAAKTYYMSAGLQPVPIVFRGPNGASAGVAAQHSQCFAAWYGHCPGLKVVSPWNSEDAKGLIKSAIRDDNPVVMLENELMYGVAFELPTEAQSKDFLIPIGKAKIERQGTHITVVAHSRPVGHCLEAAAVLSKEGIECEVINLRTIRPMDIEAIEASVMKTNHLVTVEGGWPQFGVGAEICARIMEGPAFNFLDAPAVRVTGADVPMPYAKILEDNSIPQVKDIIFAVKKTLNV, from the exons ATGGCGACGCTGGCCGGCGTGCTGCGGGGACCCTGGCGGCAG GTGTCTGGACTTGTGAAGCGGCGTTTTCACCGCTCGGCGCCCGCGGCACTGCAG TTGACAGTTCGAGAAGCTATTAATCAAGGTATGGATGAAGAACTAGAAAGAGATGAAAAGGTATTTCTGCTTGGTGAAGAAGTTGCCCAGTATGATGGTGCATATAAG GTTAGCAGAGGCCTATGGAAAAAATACGGTGACAAGAGGATCATAGATACTCCCATATCAGAG ATGGGCTTTGCTGGAATTGCTGTTGGTGCAGCTATG GCTGGGTTGCGGCCTATCTGTGAATTTATGACCTTCAACTTCTCTATGCAAGCCATTGACCAGGTTATAAACTCAGCTGCTAAGACTTACTACATGTCTGCTGGCCTCCAGCCTGTGCCCATAGTATTCAGGGGGCCCAATGGTGCCTCAGCAGGTGTAGCTGCTCAGCACTCACAATGCTTTGCTGCATGGTATGGGCACTGCCCAGGTTTAAAAGTGGTCAGCCCCTGGAATTCCGAGGATGCAAAAGGACTTATTAAATCGGCCATTCGTGATGATAATCCAG TGGTGATGCTAGAGAATGAACTAATGTATGGAGTTGCATTTGAACTTCCTACAGAAGCTCAGTCAAAAGATTTTCTGATTCCTATAGGAAAAGCCAAAATTGAAAGGCAAG GGACACACATCACTGTAGTTGCCCATTCAAGACCAGTGGGCCACTGCCTAGAAGCTGCAGCAGTACTGTCTAAGGAGGGAATTGAATGTGAG GTGATAAATTTGCGTACTATCAGACCAATGGACATTGAAGCCATAGAAGCCAGTGTCATGAAGACAAATCACCTTGTAACTGTGGAAGGAGGCTGGCCACAGTTTGGAGTGGGAGCTGAGATTTGTGCCAGAATCATGGAAG GCCCTGCATTCAATTTCCTTGATGCTCCTGCTGTTCGTGTCACTGGTGCTGATGTCCCTATGCCTTATGCAAAGATCCTAGAAGACAACTCCATACCTCAGGTCAAAGACATCATATTTGCAGTAAAGAAGACACTGAATGTCTAA